One Helianthus annuus cultivar XRQ/B chromosome 12, HanXRQr2.0-SUNRISE, whole genome shotgun sequence genomic region harbors:
- the LOC110911841 gene encoding protein ROLLING AND ERECT LEAF 2, with the protein MGCVGSKPEDTPAVALCRQRCHFLDEAIHQRYVLSEAHLAYFHSLKSVGDSLHRFFDLHSSAAGDAGDSSPVLNLPSQRKGDTSKPPPPAVGAGAGAPAVTHRRSNSGSSHLHFNSDSDSDDDESLHLHSEKGGSSPANHLRYGNFSYSDQQDSYIPAVYPYPTAGYSPVEYPYSPAGFPPAGYSSGGYTVNYMRKQPTPSVLYQQKPMSSEPIHYGEASSSSYYSSSSYNNSYDNQNPNLNSYGEFFGSTSQQPPYGGVSSQVVQPEGPGSGANTKAPPPPPPPATSGWDFLNPFESYESYYPPYTPSLDSREVREEEGIPDLEDEDMLYQQEVVKEVHGNQKFVDSGGGSGGGGGEDGGGGEKKGGVGDEGNGERAAAAGAADVHYRSVPNVVAKEEDPVEYEVHVVDKEVVEDQKKPLVYNSDSEVVKEIQTQFYRASESGGDLAKILEVGKVPHNRKHNAYQVPSKMLNGFTPLLALAPADPANLDVDVDLLTKSKNLSSTLHKLYLWEKKLFDEVKIEEKMRVLHEEKKQRLVRLDEKGAEHHKVDATRTLIRSLSTKIRIAIQVVDKIAQKINTLRDEELWPQLNDFIEGLTKMWRSMLECHHIQCEAIGAAKRIDSIASHKHSSDASLDATLQLEHELLNWAIRFSCWFGAQKGFVRALNEWLLKSLMYEPEETVDGPVPYSPGRIGAPAIFIICNQWAQAMQTISDKEVVDSMRNFATTVLQLWERDKGEMRQRTVVDKNHDRNLDKEDQKILKELQMLDKMIVVSSGNDMSLGHHVYQSETSTNVSLQTSLQRVFESMERFTSASLKAYEELLRRIQEDNLAR; encoded by the exons ATGGGCTGTGTGGGTTCCAAACCGGAAGATACACCGGCGGTTGCTTTATGCAGACAAAGATGTCACTTTCTCGATGAAGCAATTCACCAACGTTACGTTCTTTCAGAAGCTCATTTAGCCTACTTTCACTCCTTAAAATCCGTCGGTGATTCCCTCCACCGCTTCTTCGATCTCCACTCCTCTGCCGCCGGCGACGCCGGTGACTCCTCGCCGGTGCTTAATCTTCCGTCGCAGCGGAAGGGAGACACTTCTAAACCTCCACCTCCGGCCGTTGGTGCCGGAGCCGGAGCTCCGGCGGTTACGCACCGGCGTTCGAATTCCGGCTCCTCTCATCTTCACTTTAACTCCGATTCGGATTCCGATGATGATGAATCGCTTCATTTGCACTCCGAAAAAGGTGGCTCGTCGCCGGCGAATCATCTCCGGTACGGTAATTTTAGTTACTCCGATCAACAGGATTCGTATATTCCGGCAGTTTATCCTTATCCGACGGCTGGTTATTCTCCGGTTGAATATCCTTACTCTCCGGCTGGTTTTCCACCGGCCGGTTATTCGTCCGGTGGTTACACGGTGAATTATATGCGAAAACAACCGACGCCGTCGGTGTTGTACCAGCAAAAACCGATGAGTTCGGAGCCTATACATTACGGTGAAGCTTCGTCTTCATCATATTATAGCAGCAGTAGTTATAATAATAGTTATGataatcaaaaccctaatttaaaCTCTTACGGTGAGTTTTTTGGTTCTACGTCGCAACAACCTCCGTACGGTGGTGTTTCATCACAGGTGGTACAGCCCGAGGGGCCGGGTTCGGGTGCGAATACAAAGGCTCCACCTCCTCCACCGCCTCCGGCAACCTCGGGTTGGGATTTTTTGAACCCGTTTGAGAGTTACGAGAGTTATTATCCGCCGTATACGCCGAGTTTGGATTCGAGGGAAGTGAGGGAGGAAGAGGGGATACCTGATTTGGAAGATGAGGATATGTTGTACCAGCAGGAGGTTGTTAAGGAAGTACATGGGAATCAGAAGTTTGTTGATTCGGGTGGTGGTTCGGGCGGTGGAGGGGgtgaggatggtggtggtggtgagaagAAGGGTGGGGTGGGCGATGAGGGGAACGGGGAAAGAGCGGCTGCTGCGGGTGCGGCTGATGTACATTATAGGAGTGTGCCGAATGTGGTGGCGAAAGAAGAGGATCCGGTGGAGTATGAGGTTCATGTGGTGGATAAAGAAGTGGTTGAAGATCAGAAGAAGCCTTTGGTGTATAACAGTGATTCTGAAGTTGTGAAGGAAATTCAAACGCAGTTTTATCGCGCTTCGGAGTCGGGTGGTGATCTGGCGAAGATTCTTGAGGTTGGGAAAGTTCCGCATAATCGTAAGCACAATGCGTATCAAG TTCCATCCAAGATGTTGAACGGGTTTACGCCTCTGTTAGCACTAGCTCCAGCTGATCCTGCTAATTTAGATGTGGACGTAGATTTGTTAACTAAATCGAAGAATCTTTCATCCACTCTGCATAAACTGTATCTCTGGGAGAAGAAATTGTTTGATGAAGTTAAG ATTGAAGAGAAAATGAGAGTACTCCACGAAGAGAAGAAACAAAGACTTGTACGTTTGGATGAAAAAGGGGCCGAGCATCACAAAGTTGATGCAACGAGAACTTTAATTAGAAGTCTTTCAACCAAAATTCGAATTGCAATTCAAGTTGTCGATAAGATCGCTCAGAAAATAAACACTTTGCGGGATGAAGAATTGTGGCCACAGCTAAATGACTTCATTGAAGG ATTAACAAAAATGTGGAGATCAATGCTAGAATGCCACCATATTCAGTGTGAGGCAATCGGTGCAGCTAAGCGTATCGACTCAATTGCATCTCACAAACACTCGAGTGACGCGAGTCTTGACGCTACACTGCAACTCGAACACGAACTGCTCAACTGGGCTATACGGTTCTCATGCTGGTTCGGTGCTCAAAAGGGGTTTGTGAGAGCATTAAACGAATGGCTTCTCAAAAGTCTTATGTATGAGCCTGAAGAAACCGTGGATGGGCCAGTTCCCTACTCACCCGGTCGAATCGGTGCACCAGCTATATTCATAATATGTAACCAATGGGCTCAAGCCATGCAAACAATCTCCGACAAAGAAGTGGTTGACTCGATGCGGAATTTCGCAACGACTGTTCTTCAGTTATGGGAACGCGATAAGGGAGAAATGAGACAGCGGACGGTGGTTGATAAAAACCACGACAGAAATTTAGATAAAGAGGATCAAAAGATTCTTAAAGAGTTGCAAATGTTGGATAAGATGATTGTTGTTTCATCGGGAAACGATATGTCGTTAGGACATCATGTCTATCAGAGTGAAACTAGTACAAACGTTAGTCTGCAAACGAGTCTACAACGCGTATTTGAGTCCATGGAACGGTTTACTTCCGCTTCATTGAAAGCTTATGAGGAATTATTGAGACGGATACAAGAAGATAATCTGGCTCGGTAG